The Leucobacter rhizosphaerae genome includes a region encoding these proteins:
- the ald gene encoding alanine dehydrogenase → MRVGIPTEIKNNENRVAITQAGVHELARRGHDVLVQAGAGLGSAITDAEYVAAGATIVDDAADVWAQADMILKVKEPIAAEYDKMRKDQVLFTYLHLAASRECTDAVVASGTTAIAYETVQLPNRALPLLAPMSEVAGRLSAQVGAYSLMKANGGRGVLLGGVTATRRGKVVVIGGGAAGEQAARIAFGMGAEVTIIDIAIPRLKQLEDEFDGRIQTRTSNAHNITEALKDADLVIGSVLIPGEKAPKLVTDAMVAQMKPGSVLVDIAIDQGGCFENSRPTTHDDPTFQVHNSIYYCVANMPGAVPETSTAALTNATLPYVVALADKGWVKALNDDPSLAKGLNAHQGVITNHGVAVAFPERASSTVEDVLAAQA, encoded by the coding sequence ATGCGCGTCGGTATCCCCACCGAGATCAAGAACAACGAGAACCGCGTGGCCATCACGCAGGCCGGCGTCCACGAGCTGGCGCGTCGCGGCCACGACGTGCTCGTCCAGGCCGGTGCCGGTCTCGGCTCCGCCATCACCGACGCCGAGTACGTCGCCGCGGGTGCGACCATCGTCGACGACGCCGCCGATGTCTGGGCGCAGGCCGACATGATCCTCAAGGTCAAGGAGCCCATCGCGGCCGAGTACGACAAGATGCGCAAGGATCAGGTGCTCTTCACCTACCTGCACCTCGCCGCCTCGCGCGAGTGCACCGACGCGGTCGTCGCCTCGGGCACCACCGCCATCGCCTACGAGACCGTGCAGCTCCCCAACCGCGCACTGCCGCTCCTCGCTCCGATGTCCGAGGTCGCGGGCCGCCTGTCCGCGCAGGTCGGCGCCTACAGCCTCATGAAGGCCAACGGCGGCCGCGGTGTGCTGCTCGGCGGCGTCACCGCGACCCGTCGCGGCAAGGTCGTCGTCATCGGCGGCGGCGCGGCCGGCGAGCAGGCCGCGCGCATCGCGTTCGGCATGGGCGCCGAGGTCACCATCATCGACATCGCGATCCCCCGCCTGAAGCAGCTGGAGGACGAGTTCGACGGCCGGATCCAGACCCGCACCTCGAACGCGCACAACATCACCGAGGCGCTCAAGGACGCCGACCTCGTGATCGGCTCCGTGCTGATCCCGGGCGAGAAGGCTCCGAAACTCGTGACCGACGCGATGGTCGCGCAGATGAAGCCGGGCTCGGTGCTCGTCGACATCGCGATCGACCAGGGCGGCTGCTTCGAGAACTCGCGCCCCACCACGCACGACGATCCCACCTTCCAGGTGCACAACTCGATCTACTACTGCGTGGCCAACATGCCCGGCGCGGTCCCCGAGACCTCGACCGCGGCGCTCACCAACGCCACCCTCCCCTATGTCGTCGCACTCGCCGACAAGGGCTGGGTCAAGGCACTGAATGACGATCCGTCGCTCGCCAAGGGCCTGAACGCCCACCAGGGCGTCATCACCAATCACGGCGTCGCCGTCGCGTTCCCGGAGCGCGCGTCGTCCACCGTCGAGGACGTGCTGGCCGCTCAGGCGTAA
- a CDS encoding Lrp/AsnC family transcriptional regulator: MSEASKNLRPEIELDEIDRKIVEELQANGRITNAELADRVGVAASTCIARVRSLVSRRIITGFTATVDPRAMGLDLQVLVSVTVRSGARQRIAEMSDELRALPEVMQLFFLGGVEDFIIHLAARDSDHVRDFVMEHLSAHPAVSSTRTSIVFSHHLNPIRGAA, from the coding sequence ATGTCCGAAGCTTCGAAGAATCTGCGCCCCGAAATCGAGCTGGACGAGATCGATCGGAAGATCGTAGAGGAGCTGCAGGCCAATGGCCGCATCACCAACGCCGAGCTCGCCGACCGCGTCGGCGTCGCCGCCTCCACCTGCATCGCCCGCGTGCGCAGCCTCGTGTCGCGCCGGATCATCACGGGGTTCACCGCCACGGTCGACCCGCGCGCGATGGGCCTGGACCTCCAGGTGCTCGTGAGCGTGACCGTGCGTTCGGGGGCGCGTCAGCGCATCGCCGAGATGAGCGACGAGCTCCGAGCACTGCCCGAGGTCATGCAGCTCTTCTTCCTCGGCGGTGTCGAGGACTTCATCATCCACTTGGCCGCGCGGGACTCGGATCACGTCCGCGACTTCGTCATGGAGCACCTGTCCGCGCACCCGGCGGTGTCGTCGACGCGCACCAGCATCGTGTTCAGCCACCACCTGAACCCGATTCGCGGGGCGGCGTAA
- a CDS encoding DUF2130 domain-containing protein, giving the protein MQEIKCPHCGKEFTLDEAGYADILQQVRDSAFEQQLHERLELAELDKRNALELARSQAAAELQRATAEQQAELQRAASDRAAEVQRLQAQLDAGETARKLAVAEALGAVEKERDALAAELAQAKRDTETEVERIESTLTARMQQQEAARAAELQELRAKVESGDLSRRLAITEAVGAVEKQRDALKSDLERAELEKQLAEKALQERYETQIKDRDDAIERLRDMKARLSTKMIGETLEQHCEMTFNQFRATAFPNAYFEKDNDARSGSKGDFIFRDHDLAGLEIVSIMFEMKNEADGTATKHRNEDFLKELDKDRTEKGCEYAVLVSLLEPDNELYNGGIVDMSHRYPKMYVVRPQFFLPLITLLRNAALNAMRYKAELEHVKSQNIDITNFESELDGFKDAFGRNYDLASRQFQEAIKRIDTSIAEMQKVKDNLLKSENNLRLANDKAQGVSIKKLTRGNPTMQTKFAELSRGDDASDA; this is encoded by the coding sequence ATGCAGGAGATCAAGTGCCCGCACTGCGGCAAGGAGTTCACGCTCGACGAGGCCGGGTACGCGGACATCCTGCAGCAGGTGCGCGACAGCGCGTTCGAGCAGCAGCTGCACGAGCGTCTCGAGCTCGCGGAGCTCGACAAGCGCAACGCCCTCGAACTGGCGCGCAGCCAGGCCGCGGCCGAGCTGCAACGGGCAACGGCCGAGCAGCAGGCGGAGCTGCAGCGCGCAGCGTCCGACCGTGCCGCCGAGGTCCAGCGCTTGCAGGCGCAGCTCGACGCGGGGGAGACCGCCCGCAAGCTCGCGGTGGCGGAGGCCCTCGGGGCCGTGGAGAAGGAGCGCGACGCGCTGGCCGCCGAGTTGGCGCAGGCGAAGCGCGACACCGAGACCGAGGTCGAGCGGATCGAATCGACGCTCACGGCTCGCATGCAGCAGCAGGAGGCCGCGCGAGCGGCCGAGCTCCAGGAGCTCCGCGCGAAGGTCGAGTCGGGCGACCTGTCGCGCCGGCTCGCGATCACCGAGGCGGTCGGAGCCGTGGAGAAGCAGCGCGACGCCCTCAAGAGCGATCTCGAGCGCGCGGAGCTCGAGAAGCAGCTCGCGGAGAAGGCGCTGCAGGAGCGCTACGAGACCCAGATCAAGGATCGTGACGACGCGATCGAGCGGCTCCGCGACATGAAGGCGCGGCTGTCGACCAAGATGATCGGCGAGACGCTCGAGCAGCACTGCGAGATGACCTTCAACCAGTTCCGCGCCACCGCCTTTCCGAACGCGTACTTCGAGAAGGACAATGACGCGCGCAGCGGCAGCAAGGGCGATTTCATCTTCCGTGACCACGACCTGGCAGGGCTCGAGATCGTGTCGATCATGTTCGAGATGAAAAACGAGGCCGACGGCACGGCGACGAAGCACCGGAACGAGGACTTCCTGAAGGAGCTCGACAAGGACCGCACCGAGAAGGGCTGCGAGTACGCGGTGCTCGTGTCGCTCCTGGAGCCCGACAACGAGCTCTACAACGGCGGCATCGTCGACATGTCGCACCGCTACCCGAAGATGTACGTCGTGCGTCCGCAGTTCTTCCTGCCCCTCATCACCCTGCTCCGCAACGCCGCGCTCAACGCGATGCGCTACAAGGCCGAACTCGAGCACGTGAAGTCGCAGAACATCGACATCACGAACTTCGAGAGCGAGCTCGACGGCTTCAAAGACGCGTTCGGTCGCAACTACGATCTCGCGTCGCGTCAGTTCCAGGAGGCGATCAAGCGCATCGACACCTCCATCGCCGAGATGCAGAAGGTCAAGGACAACCTGCTGAAGTCCGAGAACAACCTGCGGCTCGCCAACGACAAGGCGCAGGGCGTGTCGATCAAAAAACTCACGCGCGGCAACCCCACCATGCAGACGAAGTTCGCCGAGCTGTCGCGCGGCGACGACGCGTCGGACGCCTAG
- a CDS encoding NADH:flavin oxidoreductase/NADH oxidase gives MADPILFRPFTLRSLEIRNRLWVAPMCQYSVDAEDGIVGDWHLQHLGGLARGGAGVVFMEATGVTPEGRISPRCPGIWSDEQIPPLARITAAAHAHGARIGIQLAHAGRKGSTVPSLPGLGDGTVPVSEGGWQTVAPSAIAYGDFDVPRALEASELPELVRAFADGANRAVQAGFDLVEVHAAHGYLLHEFLSPLSNHRTDAYGGDLAGRSRLLRDIVRTIRAEHPELPISVRISATEWVEGGFSVEESVELSSWLAEDGADLVDVSSAANVPYAPIPVGPSYQVGLAAEVRRGPLPVAAVGLITSAAQAEGILATGQADVILLARPVLANPHLPIAWAHELRAPSAASLVPPQYARARF, from the coding sequence ATGGCCGACCCGATCCTCTTCCGCCCGTTCACGCTCCGCTCGCTCGAGATCCGCAACCGCCTCTGGGTGGCGCCGATGTGCCAGTACTCGGTCGACGCCGAGGACGGGATCGTCGGGGACTGGCACCTCCAGCACCTCGGAGGGCTTGCGCGCGGCGGCGCCGGCGTGGTGTTCATGGAAGCGACCGGAGTGACGCCCGAGGGCCGGATCAGCCCGCGCTGCCCCGGCATCTGGAGCGACGAGCAGATCCCGCCGCTCGCCCGCATCACCGCCGCCGCGCACGCGCACGGCGCGAGGATCGGGATCCAGCTCGCGCACGCGGGCCGCAAGGGCTCGACCGTGCCCTCGCTCCCCGGTCTCGGCGACGGCACCGTGCCCGTCTCCGAGGGCGGCTGGCAGACCGTCGCCCCCTCCGCCATCGCCTACGGCGACTTCGACGTGCCGCGCGCGCTCGAGGCGTCCGAGCTGCCGGAGCTCGTGCGCGCCTTCGCCGACGGGGCGAACCGCGCCGTGCAGGCCGGGTTCGACCTGGTCGAGGTGCACGCCGCTCACGGCTACCTGCTGCACGAGTTCCTCTCTCCCCTCTCGAATCACCGCACGGACGCCTACGGTGGCGATCTCGCGGGCCGCTCCCGGCTGCTCCGGGACATCGTGCGCACGATTCGCGCGGAGCACCCCGAGCTGCCGATCTCCGTCCGCATCTCGGCGACCGAGTGGGTCGAGGGCGGATTCTCCGTCGAGGAGTCCGTCGAGCTGTCCTCCTGGCTCGCCGAGGACGGCGCCGACCTCGTCGATGTCTCCTCCGCCGCCAACGTGCCGTACGCGCCGATCCCGGTCGGGCCCTCCTACCAGGTCGGTCTCGCGGCCGAGGTGCGCCGGGGGCCGCTGCCCGTCGCCGCAGTCGGGCTCATCACGTCGGCCGCGCAGGCCGAGGGGATCCTCGCGACGGGCCAGGCGGACGTGATCCTGCTCGCGCGCCCGGTGCTCGCGAACCCGCACCTGCCGATCGCGTGGGCCCACGAGCTCCGTGCGCCCTCAGCTGCCTCACTCGTGCCGCCGCAGTACGCCAGGGCGCGGTTCTAG
- a CDS encoding ABC transporter ATP-binding protein, whose amino-acid sequence MAPLIRILRFTRSLTPYYVGIMVAAAIVTGAGLAVPFITGSATDAIVQAFGDASGDARALDPEAVSSTIVTVLVLALALLAVSLVEAVIGNIGGYWGDVMSAKMRTILSTRYFEQLLALPQRYYDSELTGTIVARLNRSISEITNFMKSFSNMFVTMLLTTIAVLAISAWYYWPLAVLLAVAYPVYLWLTALTSRRWQRLEGDKNEHVDVASGRFAEVVGQMRVVKSFVGERRELAAFSDRFRATESLTAEQSRHWHRMDAIRQGVLHVIFFGLYSIIFVRTVLGYFTLGEMVMLVQLIAMARQPVTSLSWVVDTAQRAIAGSKSYFEVMDLDPVRVDGGGARPVDPARDGAGREGARPDGAALSPGAPSVSFQGVHFGYGGEDVLTDITFDVAPGERVAFVGESGGGKTTLTSLLMGLYGVREGQIEIAGSGTDLDDLRRNIGVVFQEPALFSGSIAENIAYGRPDASRAEIEAAAARAAVDVFVRKFPLGYDTPIGERGIKLSGGQKQRIAVARAILKDAPILVLDEATSALDTKSERLVQAGLDDLMEGRTSLIIAHRLSTIAEVDRIVTLRDGRIDEIGTPRELETSGGIYAELLALQASSSKGDRKRLREFDVVG is encoded by the coding sequence ATGGCACCGCTCATCAGGATCCTGCGGTTCACCCGCTCCCTCACGCCCTACTACGTCGGGATCATGGTCGCGGCCGCGATCGTCACGGGCGCGGGTCTCGCGGTCCCGTTCATCACGGGCAGCGCCACCGACGCGATCGTGCAGGCGTTCGGCGACGCCTCGGGCGACGCTCGCGCCCTCGATCCGGAGGCCGTGTCCTCGACGATCGTCACGGTGCTCGTGCTGGCGCTCGCGCTTCTCGCCGTCAGTCTCGTCGAGGCGGTCATCGGCAACATCGGCGGCTACTGGGGCGACGTGATGAGCGCCAAGATGCGCACGATCCTGTCGACCCGCTACTTCGAGCAGCTGCTCGCCCTGCCGCAGCGGTACTACGACTCCGAGCTCACGGGCACGATCGTCGCGCGGCTGAATCGCTCCATCTCCGAGATCACGAACTTCATGAAGTCGTTCTCGAACATGTTTGTGACCATGCTGCTCACCACGATCGCGGTGCTCGCGATCAGCGCCTGGTACTACTGGCCGCTCGCCGTGCTCCTCGCGGTGGCGTACCCGGTCTACCTGTGGTTGACGGCGCTCACGAGTCGGCGCTGGCAGCGCCTCGAGGGCGACAAGAACGAGCATGTCGACGTGGCGTCGGGGCGTTTCGCCGAGGTCGTCGGCCAGATGCGCGTCGTGAAGTCCTTCGTCGGGGAGCGCCGCGAGCTCGCGGCCTTCAGCGACCGCTTCCGGGCCACCGAGTCGCTGACGGCGGAGCAGTCGCGCCACTGGCACCGCATGGACGCGATCCGACAGGGCGTGCTGCACGTCATCTTCTTCGGGCTGTACTCCATCATCTTCGTGCGCACGGTGCTCGGGTATTTCACCCTCGGCGAGATGGTGATGCTCGTGCAGCTCATCGCGATGGCCCGGCAGCCGGTGACGAGCCTCAGCTGGGTGGTCGACACCGCGCAGCGGGCGATCGCCGGCTCGAAGTCGTACTTCGAGGTCATGGATCTCGACCCCGTGCGCGTCGACGGCGGCGGAGCGCGGCCCGTCGATCCCGCGCGCGACGGTGCGGGTCGTGAGGGTGCACGGCCCGATGGTGCAGCGCTTTCGCCCGGCGCCCCTTCGGTGTCGTTCCAGGGCGTGCACTTCGGCTACGGCGGGGAGGACGTGCTCACCGACATCACCTTCGACGTCGCGCCGGGTGAGCGGGTCGCGTTCGTCGGCGAGTCGGGCGGCGGCAAGACCACCCTGACCAGCCTGCTCATGGGCCTGTACGGCGTGCGCGAGGGCCAGATCGAGATCGCGGGATCGGGCACCGACCTCGACGACCTCCGCCGCAACATCGGCGTCGTGTTCCAGGAACCGGCCCTGTTCTCCGGAAGCATCGCCGAGAACATCGCCTACGGGCGCCCCGACGCGTCGCGCGCGGAGATCGAGGCCGCAGCGGCCCGGGCGGCGGTCGACGTGTTCGTGCGCAAGTTCCCGCTCGGCTACGACACGCCGATCGGCGAGCGCGGGATCAAACTCTCCGGTGGGCAGAAGCAGCGCATCGCGGTGGCCCGGGCGATCCTGAAGGACGCGCCGATCCTCGTGCTCGACGAGGCGACGTCGGCGCTCGATACGAAGTCGGAACGACTCGTGCAGGCGGGGCTCGACGACCTGATGGAGGGGCGGACGAGCCTCATCATCGCGCACCGGCTCTCGACGATCGCCGAGGTCGACCGGATCGTGACCCTGCGCGACGGCCGGATCGACGAGATCGGCACGCCCCGCGAGCTCGAGACGTCGGGCGGCATCTACGCCGAGCTGCTCGCGCTGCAGGCCTCGTCGTCGAAGGGCGATCGCAAGCGACTCCGGGAGTTCGACGTCGTCGGGTAG
- a CDS encoding winged helix DNA-binding domain-containing protein: protein MTEQLTPDDVLRLRMRALGLTADSWAAVPAGQAGPAEQAGATEAGSGTNESTGTGTGTDRVCADRGTGAERITAVARRMLAVQGQDWRSSRWALGVRAPGSRVDDVLEAFAQRRIVRSWPMRGTVHVVPAEDIGWMQAATNHRVLAGAPKRREFLGMSDAALDRLVETSLAAIDATPGLDRDALAAAWTDAGIEWQSAWRYHVVWWLCQNGLATFGPIGAGGEPQLVRAEGWIETPRQLDGDAALAELATRYAIGRGPVRDKDFAWWTGLTVREARVGIEAAAEAGALVRAEALDAAGDPVRGVAGALWVDPELLGSVSDRGDLPEWSLLTAFDEHLLGYTERAVQLDPEHFDRIVPGRNGMFLATVVHRGRVVGTWKRARTKHGGLEVTPFPGSRIDAAALAPLNTVAAEFHGVPPGEVTVAQA, encoded by the coding sequence ATGACCGAGCAGCTCACCCCCGACGACGTCCTCCGCCTGCGCATGCGGGCCCTCGGGCTCACCGCCGACAGCTGGGCGGCTGTACCGGCGGGGCAGGCGGGACCGGCGGAGCAGGCCGGCGCAACGGAGGCAGGATCCGGCACGAACGAGAGCACCGGCACCGGCACCGGCACCGACCGGGTCTGCGCCGATCGCGGTACCGGCGCCGAGCGGATCACCGCCGTCGCTCGCCGCATGCTCGCCGTGCAGGGCCAGGACTGGCGGTCGTCCCGCTGGGCGCTCGGTGTGCGCGCGCCCGGATCCCGCGTCGACGACGTGCTCGAGGCCTTCGCCCAGCGCCGCATCGTGCGCTCCTGGCCCATGCGGGGCACCGTGCACGTCGTGCCCGCCGAGGACATCGGCTGGATGCAGGCCGCGACGAACCACCGGGTGCTGGCCGGCGCCCCGAAGCGCCGGGAATTCCTGGGGATGAGCGACGCCGCACTCGACCGCCTTGTGGAGACCTCACTCGCGGCGATCGACGCGACCCCCGGCCTCGACCGTGACGCCCTCGCCGCCGCCTGGACCGACGCGGGCATCGAGTGGCAGAGCGCCTGGCGGTACCACGTGGTCTGGTGGCTCTGCCAGAACGGTCTGGCGACGTTCGGACCGATCGGCGCGGGCGGCGAACCGCAGCTCGTGCGCGCCGAGGGCTGGATCGAGACGCCGCGGCAGCTCGACGGCGACGCCGCGCTGGCCGAGCTCGCCACCCGCTACGCGATCGGACGCGGCCCCGTGCGCGACAAGGACTTCGCGTGGTGGACCGGGCTCACCGTGCGCGAGGCGCGAGTCGGGATCGAGGCCGCCGCCGAGGCGGGCGCGCTCGTGCGGGCCGAGGCGCTCGACGCGGCCGGCGACCCGGTGCGCGGGGTCGCGGGGGCGCTGTGGGTCGATCCGGAGCTGCTGGGCAGCGTCAGCGACCGCGGCGACCTCCCCGAGTGGTCCCTGCTCACCGCCTTCGACGAGCACCTGCTCGGCTACACCGAGCGCGCCGTGCAGCTCGACCCCGAGCACTTCGACCGCATCGTGCCGGGCCGCAACGGCATGTTCCTCGCGACCGTGGTGCACCGCGGCCGGGTGGTCGGCACGTGGAAGCGCGCGCGCACGAAGCACGGCGGGCTCGAGGTCACGCCATTCCCCGGCAGCCGGATCGACGCGGCCGCCCTGGCGCCGCTGAACACGGTGGCCGCGGAGTTCCACGGCGTGCCGCCGGGCGAGGTGACGGTGGCTCAGGCGTGA
- a CDS encoding cation:proton antiporter, which produces MEIGLIAVVGVIILVGTSILGGRIGIAAPLLLVVVGIGAGYLPFIPLIEVDPEIILLGVLPPLLYAAAVNVPLVDFRRNFRPVIGLSVLLVVISAVIIGALVHLVVPVIPFPVAVALGAVVSPTDAVAATSIGKRLGMPDRVVSILEGESLVNDATSLVLLKTALAAIAGSFVFWDAAGSFAFSVAAAVVVGLVMGLITVWIRSHLRNPVYDTMISFVVPFVAFIPAEAIHASGVLAVVVTGLYTGHHASRRFSATARMNERLNWRTVQFALENGVFLLMGLQLHALVEEVGESPLRLEHVGLLSLGVVLLLILCRAAFLVPLIATMRRNSRLYEQRSDGLSALAQQVRDEEDPDTKKLHRVELLEQRTRADLTHEREQQLGWREGAVLSWSGMRGVVTLAAAQSIPVEVPYRAQLILVAFGVAVVTLLLHGLTLPPLIRKLWPEGAGAGASAGELASLKKDLIEAGDDAIDDAVANEEGASEAERTAATVVEKARTSARSAMAPISLSLAETGSLVLPADETPAQSYLRLARLALDAQRAALLEERAIGRYSSEALRTAELALDVHEARLTPPSMH; this is translated from the coding sequence ATGGAAATCGGGCTCATCGCGGTCGTCGGCGTCATCATCCTCGTCGGCACCTCGATCCTCGGCGGCCGCATCGGCATCGCCGCGCCGCTCCTCCTCGTGGTGGTCGGGATCGGCGCCGGGTACCTCCCCTTCATCCCGCTCATCGAGGTCGACCCCGAGATCATCCTGCTCGGCGTGCTGCCGCCCCTCCTCTACGCCGCCGCGGTGAACGTGCCGCTCGTCGACTTCCGACGCAACTTCCGGCCGGTCATCGGGCTGTCCGTGCTCCTCGTCGTCATCTCGGCCGTGATCATCGGTGCGCTGGTGCACCTCGTCGTCCCGGTGATCCCGTTCCCCGTGGCGGTTGCGCTCGGCGCCGTCGTGAGCCCGACCGACGCGGTCGCCGCGACCTCGATCGGCAAGCGCCTCGGCATGCCCGACCGGGTGGTGTCGATCCTGGAGGGCGAGAGCCTCGTCAACGACGCGACGTCGCTGGTGCTACTCAAGACGGCGCTCGCGGCGATCGCCGGCAGCTTCGTGTTCTGGGACGCCGCGGGATCCTTCGCGTTCTCCGTCGCCGCCGCTGTGGTGGTCGGTCTGGTCATGGGACTCATCACGGTGTGGATCCGGTCGCACCTGCGCAACCCGGTGTACGACACGATGATCTCGTTCGTCGTCCCCTTCGTCGCGTTCATCCCGGCCGAGGCGATCCATGCCTCGGGCGTGCTCGCCGTGGTCGTGACCGGGCTCTACACGGGGCACCACGCCTCCCGCAGGTTCAGCGCCACCGCGCGCATGAACGAGCGGCTGAACTGGCGCACGGTGCAGTTCGCACTGGAGAACGGCGTGTTCCTGCTCATGGGCCTGCAGTTGCACGCGCTCGTCGAGGAAGTGGGCGAGAGCCCGCTGCGCCTCGAGCACGTCGGGCTGCTGTCGCTGGGGGTCGTGCTGCTCCTCATCCTGTGCCGGGCGGCCTTCCTGGTGCCGCTGATCGCGACGATGCGGCGCAACTCGCGCCTCTACGAGCAGCGCAGCGACGGCTTGTCGGCGCTCGCGCAGCAGGTGCGCGACGAAGAGGATCCGGACACCAAGAAGCTGCACCGGGTCGAGCTGCTCGAACAGCGCACCCGAGCCGACCTCACGCACGAGCGCGAGCAGCAGCTCGGGTGGCGCGAGGGCGCGGTGCTGTCGTGGAGCGGCATGCGGGGTGTGGTGACGCTCGCCGCCGCGCAGTCGATCCCGGTCGAGGTGCCATACCGCGCGCAGCTCATCCTCGTCGCCTTCGGCGTGGCCGTGGTAACCCTCCTGCTCCACGGGCTCACCCTCCCGCCGCTGATCCGGAAGCTCTGGCCCGAGGGTGCGGGTGCCGGCGCCAGCGCGGGGGAACTCGCCTCGCTCAAGAAGGACCTCATCGAGGCCGGGGACGACGCCATCGACGACGCGGTCGCGAACGAGGAGGGGGCGTCCGAGGCGGAGCGCACGGCGGCGACGGTCGTCGAGAAGGCCCGCACGAGCGCGCGGAGTGCCATGGCGCCTATCTCGCTCTCACTCGCCGAGACCGGGTCGCTCGTGCTGCCCGCCGACGAGACCCCGGCGCAGAGCTACCTGCGGCTCGCGCGGCTCGCACTCGACGCGCAGCGTGCGGCGCTGCTCGAGGAGCGGGCGATCGGGCGCTACAGCTCCGAGGCGCTGCGCACGGCCGAGCTCGCGCTCGACGTGCACGAGGCGCGCCTCACCCCGCCGTCGATGCACTGA